A window of Corticium candelabrum chromosome 3, ooCorCand1.1, whole genome shotgun sequence contains these coding sequences:
- the LOC134177185 gene encoding uncharacterized protein LOC134177185: protein MNCTYCGMNAHRLTGPFWNIQFSNSTVASVVSALDALPGFTFFSALSNNYTELTIDQVSENLNLFTIQCHFGIRFANNPEAGSGKIKVLLGSLPTISCKPHLCTSVNNSKAEIPCEVSGTPIPSTKIELNSAGTSVPDDSSQFSIHRADSLMPFLTIDPVNCTLDAGNNYRISSENILGTSLPYQWNDAHVLDNDDLSDCQVIDNTTRLTCSFSLARFPTANIVWNINSNNIINETSDIDVCACRVTSTVIVSLQHVSASTSCTALYNNDMMTRYSFKRCESTPSPPVTSIPTSGTSLTNTLHGLGSADLPDVVSIVSQNRFVSTEIGCQFASIQPTSTTDITGYLVRLTNAHKQSELELSLSSNNNLFLDELEENTAYTVEIRGRNRHGLGPTSSIYVFQTTSCTDEKTNLGLTAAVATLSALCIILLMLAAYLFYRLRHVIALGGAKESNTTEMNEQEQRHDAATYETVSDSGHQADVLTRSPLYEETSVVDSPSYGVVLDQN from the exons ATGAATTGCACATACTGCGGCATGAATGCTCATCGTCTAACCGGACCCTTTTGGAATATCCAATTTAGTAATTCAACCGTTGCATCAGTTGTGTCAGCTCTCGACGCTCTTCCTGGCTTCACATTTTTCTCTGCGTTAAGTAACAACTACACGGAGCTCACTATCGACCAAGTGTCTGAAAATCTTaatttgtttacaatacaatGTCATTTTGGTATTAGATTTGCTAATAATCCAGAAGCTGGCAGTGGCAAGATTAAAGTTTTACTCGGAA GTCTTCCTACCATCTCTTGTAAGCCACATTTATGCACCTCTGTGAATAATTCGAAAGCAGAAATTCCCTGTGAAGTATCTGGAACTCCTATACCATCCACTAAGATTGAGCTGAATAGTGCTGGAACAAGTGTCCCTGATGATTCATCTCAATTTTCTATACATCGTGCAGATAGCTTGATGCCTTTTCTAACAATCGATCCTGTCAATTGTACACTTGATGCTGGCAATAATTACAGAATATCATCTGAAAATATACTGGGAACATCACTACCTTATCAGTGGAACGATGCTCATGTGCTTG ATAATGACGACTTATCAGATTGTCAAGTTATTGACAATACAACACGCTTGACTTGCTCGTTTTCACTTGCTAGATTTCCTACAGCAAACATTGTGTGgaacatcaacagcaacaacattaTTAATGAAACCTCTGACATCGATGTTTGTGCATGTCGAGTAACTTCTACTGTCATTGTtagtttgcaacatgtgtctGCATCAACATCATGTACTGCTTTATATAACAACGACATGATGACTCGATATTCATTCAAACGTTGTG AATCTACACCAAGTCCACCAGTTACATCTATTCCTACTTCAG gCACTAGCTTGACCAATACTCTACATGGTCTGGGATCTGCTG atTTGCCAGACGTGGTCTCGATTGTTTCACAAAATCGATTTGTATCTACTGAGATTGGTTGTCAGTTTGCATCAATACAACCGACATCTACTACAGACATCACTGGATACTTAGTACGACTCACTAACGCTCACAAGCAGAGCGAACTGGAATTGTCgctgagcagcaacaacaatctaTTTCTCGACGAATTGGAAGAAAACACAGCATATACAGTTGAGATAAGAGGACGTAATAGACACGGATTGGGTCCAACTTCAAGCATTTACGTCTTTCAAACTACATCGTGCACAG ATGAGAAGACAAACTTGGGACTAACAGCTGCAGTCGCTACATTGTCCGCTCTTTGCATTATTCTGCTGATGCTTGCTGCTTACCTTTTCTATCGATTGAGACACGTGAT TGCTCTAGGCGGTGCGAAAGAGTCTAACACAACGGAAATGAATGAACAGGAACAGAGACACGATGCTGCAACGTACGAGACAGTGTCCGACTCTGGTCATCAGGCCGACGTACTAACAAGGAGCCCACTGTATGAAGAAACATCGGTTGTCGACAGTCCATCATACGGCGTCGTACTAGATCAGAATTAG